Sequence from the Fulvivirga ligni genome:
ATATTATCTCTAGAAGAAACCTTTAATCTGATAAGATCACAGACAGATTACCAATTTGTTTACAGGTACGATGCACTCAAAGATGCTCCACCGGTACAGCTGCAAAAAGGGAATATTACCACTTCAGCTCTACTTATCAAGGCCCTGGCACCCACAGGCTATGCTTATGATTTTGAAGATAACACAGTAATAGTTACTAAGGCTAAAAAATCAGAGCAGCTGCCTCAGCTAGTTACCATTCAGGCGGTCACGGTTACTGGCGTGGTTACAGATTCAGTAGGCTCTCCGCTACCTGGAGCTACCGTGCAAATTGCAAACACTAACACGGGGGTATCAACTGATGCGGATGGTAGGTTTTCTATTTCCAATATCGAAATAGGTACCACGCTCATCATTTCCTACATAGGGTTTAGACCTGAATCGATAGTAGTAAGTCAGGAGAATATGTCAGGGCTCAATATCATACTTCATGAGGATATAAACACCTTAAGTGAAGTAGTGTTTGTCAGCACTGGTTATGAAACACTATCCAAAGAAAGAAGTGCAGGGTCTTTCGCCAAGCCTAAAATGGATGTTTTTCAAAACCGAAGCAGCACTATGAATGTGGCAGAAAGATTAGATGGTCTGGTACCTGGTCTGGTAGTTAACCGGAGTCCTGGTGCCGAACTGTTTAACCCACTTTTAATTAGAGGATTGTCTACAACACAGCTGGCTTACTCATCACCCTTAATTGTGGTGGATGGCGTACCTATTGCAGATATAGCTCCTCTAACCAACAGTAACGTTCCTTTATCAGGCCTTTTAAATATTAATCCTCAAGATATTGAAGATATTACGGTACTTAAAGATGCCACTGCTGCTTCTATCTGGGGAGCCAGGGCTGCCAATGGAGTAATTGTCATCAATACCAAAAAAGGCTCCGCCACAGATGGAGTTAAATTTCAATATGATGGTTTTGTAACCTGGGAAGATACCCCTGACTTGGACTATTTACAAACCCTTGAGAGCAGAGAGTTTATTCAGGTGGCAGAAGATATTTTTAATCCTGAAAGAAATAGTTATAACGATGTTACTGCCTACACTACATCAGGCAATGGCATACCGCCTCATGAGCAAATATTATATGACAGATATAGAGGCACTATTACGGAGGCCACAGCACGAAGGAGATTAGATAGCTTAGCGTCAATAAATAATAGAGATCAGATAGAAGATATTTGGTATAGGCCTTCTATACTAAGTTCTCATACTCTATCGGCGTCAGGAGGTAATGGGGGTTATACCTTTTATGGTTCTGCAAACTATACCGGAACACAAAGCCACAGGCCTGGTGAAGAAGATGACAGATATAAACTGAATATTAGGCAAAATTTTGATGCCGGTAAACGAATTAACATAGATATTATCACTGATCTTACTTATCAGGATAAATTCAGCCCCAACAATATCACCGTAGACAGTAGGTATTTACCTTATCAACTTTTTAAGGATGAGAATGGCAATAATGTGGACATATCTCATATGACACAGCTGAATGATTCAATCAGGACGGTGATGGAAAATGCCAGCCTTCTTGACTTGAGCTATACTCCTTTGGATGAGGTAGATTATGCCTATACCAAAAACGAAACAAAATCTATCAGAAACATTCTGGGAGCTGAAGTGAAGATATTGGAAGGCCTAAAATTTCAGGGTAAATACGGATATACTGTGAATTTAACTGATAATGAGGTGTATAGAGATCATTTAGCAGTTGATCAAAGAATGCAATTGGCAGAGTTTACCGTGGTAAGTGCTCCTGGTAGCGCTCCTCAATATCTTCTTCCTGCTACAGGCGGTAAATACACAACTAGAACCACTAATGTTGAATCCTGGACGATCAGGAACCAGCTCTCTTTTGTGAAAAACTGGAATAAAAGAAAGCATCAATTGAACTTAATTGCTGGACAAGAGGCACAGGAGCAACTTAGTGTAATCAAGACTAGTGAGGTACGGGGCTATGATGATCGCTTGCAAAGTTACGAGCAAGTAGATTATGGCCAGTTATTAAGCGTAGCCAATGTTGTGAAACCTAATCAGTATAATTACCCTGAATACGGATTAGTTACCAGCGGTTTAAACTCCGAGCGATATTTCGGACGTGCTGAAAATACCACCCGTTTTACCTCTTACTATGGCAATGCAGCATATACCTACAACTTAAAATATTCGGTGAATGCCAGTGTACGGAATGATCAAAGTAACCTTTTTGGATTGGCTAAAGCTGCTCAGAATAAACCGGTTTGGAGTGTAGGTGCTAAATGGCACATTTCAGACGAAGTGTTTATGCAAAATATCGACTGGCTAAATTATTTATCACTAAGAGCTTCATACGGTATTACCGGTAACGCTCCTACCCCTGGAACTGCTGCCTCATTTGACATACTCTCGCCCGTGTCCAGCTTCTTTTTCCCGGAAACAGGCTTGCGGATTTCAACCCCGGGTAACAGAAACTTAAGTTGGGAGCGTACTGCCACTACCAATTTTGGTGTTGATTTTGGCTTTTTGAATCGTATTTCAGGTTCACTAGACTATTATCAAAGAAGAACTACTGATCTTATAGGGGTAATTCCGGCTAATCCCTTGGCCGGTTATAGTACTGTTACCGGAAACCTGGGTGATCTTGAAAATGATGGAGTGGAGTTGTCATTACAAACCAGAAATGTAGTGCTTAAAAACTTCTCATGGTCTTCCATTATCAACCTGGCTTATAATGAAAATAAAATCACCAATCTTAGTTTGGTTGAGGAAACCACTTCCGGGGCGAGGAGAGTAGATGAGC
This genomic interval carries:
- a CDS encoding SusC/RagA family TonB-linked outer membrane protein yields the protein MKAFLFLCCTVVLGISPNYGLSQDSPIFIEEDQILSLEETFNLIRSQTDYQFVYRYDALKDAPPVQLQKGNITTSALLIKALAPTGYAYDFEDNTVIVTKAKKSEQLPQLVTIQAVTVTGVVTDSVGSPLPGATVQIANTNTGVSTDADGRFSISNIEIGTTLIISYIGFRPESIVVSQENMSGLNIILHEDINTLSEVVFVSTGYETLSKERSAGSFAKPKMDVFQNRSSTMNVAERLDGLVPGLVVNRSPGAELFNPLLIRGLSTTQLAYSSPLIVVDGVPIADIAPLTNSNVPLSGLLNINPQDIEDITVLKDATAASIWGARAANGVIVINTKKGSATDGVKFQYDGFVTWEDTPDLDYLQTLESREFIQVAEDIFNPERNSYNDVTAYTTSGNGIPPHEQILYDRYRGTITEATARRRLDSLASINNRDQIEDIWYRPSILSSHTLSASGGNGGYTFYGSANYTGTQSHRPGEEDDRYKLNIRQNFDAGKRINIDIITDLTYQDKFSPNNITVDSRYLPYQLFKDENGNNVDISHMTQLNDSIRTVMENASLLDLSYTPLDEVDYAYTKNETKSIRNILGAEVKILEGLKFQGKYGYTVNLTDNEVYRDHLAVDQRMQLAEFTVVSAPGSAPQYLLPATGGKYTTRTTNVESWTIRNQLSFVKNWNKRKHQLNLIAGQEAQEQLSVIKTSEVRGYDDRLQSYEQVDYGQLLSVANVVKPNQYNYPEYGLVTSGLNSERYFGRAENTTRFTSYYGNAAYTYNLKYSVNASVRNDQSNLFGLAKAAQNKPVWSVGAKWHISDEVFMQNIDWLNYLSLRASYGITGNAPTPGTAASFDILSPVSSFFFPETGLRISTPGNRNLSWERTATTNFGVDFGFLNRISGSLDYYQRRTTDLIGVIPANPLAGYSTVTGNLGDLENDGVELSLQTRNVVLKNFSWSSIINLAYNENKITNLSLVEETTSGARRVDEQFVVDYPAFSLFAYDYAGLDENGDPQVRLADGTITTESTVTVPEDIKFMGTTQPKWNGGFMNTFTYKNFSLNINTVFSLGHVMRRDVNRFYSGNRLIPQTNNFQTGNIHQEYLDRWMEAGDEVFTHIPRHVDVEDGTRNTDYYVEGDINVISASFIKIRDINLIYNLPSKIFGKTGMDQIALRAQVSNILVWANNDYGIDPEYHFFQGIRSPWPGQRFTFGLNVKF